The Fodinicurvata sp. EGI_FJ10296 DNA segment CCACGAGACCCATGACGGCATAGATCCGGACGCGGCTTGAGCTTTTCTTCGTCATCACTCGCCCCCCTTGTCGATCAGACGCCGCTGAATCAGTGCAACTCCAAGAACCAGCAGGAAATAGACCAGCGTGATGGTGGATCCGTATGCGATGTTCTGTTCGCGAAAGCCGGTGCGCACGGCATGGTACACGACCGTGGAACTGGCGCCGCTGGGGCCACCGCCGGTCATCACATCGATCTGCGTGAACAGGCCAAAGGCCAGGATGGTGGTCGATATGACCACGAATACTGTCGTGTTGCGTAATCCCGGTAGAGTAACATGGCGGAATTTCTGCCAGGGCGTTGCGCCGTCAACCGATGCGGCGTCGTACAGGTCACGGTTGATGCCCTGCAATCCCGCGAGAAAGATCAACATCTGAAAGCCGGCGCCCTGCCATGCGGACATTACGGCAATGGCTGGAATCACCAGCGCCTCCGACCCCAGAAAGTTGAACGGTCCGAGCGTGCCGAGACTGAGAAATCCGACGAAGCCGTTGATCATGCCGTGGTTGGGGTCGAGCAGGAAAGTCCAGATGATGGAAACCACGACCATCGAGGTAACGACCGGCATGAAGTAGACGAGGCGAAAAAAGGTTCGCCCTGGAATCATTCGATTGACCAGCAGAGCCAGAGCCAACGCCGACCCGCACTGAAGCGGAACGACCAGAAAGGCAAACAGGAATGTGTTGAACAACGACTGCCAGAACATCGGGTCCTGGCTGAGCAATACGTATTTCCGCTCAAAGACCTCAACTTCGATCATCGGCCGGTACCGGCGAAGATCGGGATCGGCGCGAAGGATGCCGCGCAGGGCCGGAAAAACAGCCTGGCCCTGTTCGTCGGTCACGGTCGCGCCGGTTTCGGTCGTGTCGGGATCGACGGCAATGACCGACAGCCCCAGAAGACGCTCGTAATTCTGCAGTCCGACGAAACTGGTCGGATTGGGCGAAATCAGTCGCTGGTCGGTAAAGGTCAGGACGAGCGCCAGAAAGAACGGCACGATCACGAACAGCGTGATCAGTGCCGCCCCCGGCCCGGCCATCATGGCGACCGAGGTCCAGCGGGCCGTCGTCAGCGATCGCGATGTGCCGGACATTCCGCGCTCCGCTCAGGTTCCCGGTGGTTGGCCGAAAACCGGCCGGTGGCGGCGCCCCCGGCCGATCATCGATGCAGGCTATTCGAAGCCATAGCCCTGATTGTCAGCGATGTTGATTTCGACCGCATCGACATAGCCATCGAGCGCGGATTGAACGTCAGCGCCATTCATGATGTCACGGAAGACCCGCTCGAACGTCGAACTGATAAAGGGATATCCCGGCGTTTCCGGCCGCAGCATTGCGAAGCGGTCGGCGAACTCGAAGAATATCCGGGCTTCCTGGCCCTCCTGATAGTAATCCGACATGGGCAGCGCATCGGCGGATACCGGGATGAGACTGGTCGCGTTCGACGCTTCTGCGATCTTCTCCGGCGTCATCAGCATGGCGATGAAATCGGCGGCGGCTTCGGGATGCTCGCAACTGGCGGAAACGCCCCACTGCCAGGAAGCAGCACCGATCACGGGGCCATTGCCCATATCAGGCAATGGCATCACGACAAGATCGTCGCCGAATTGTTCCTTTAGTGGCCCGTAATTCCACGATCCGGAATAATGAAATGCCGTCTCACCGTTCGCCAGACCGCCGCCGCCGGAATTGGTCGAGGCATGGCCGTCGGTGAACAGGGATTGAAACCACGTCGCCGCTTCGACGGCTTCCGGACCGTTAGCCACGCCTTCGGCAGTCAGGAACGTCGAGCGATCGATCAGATCGCCCCCCGCCGACTGAATCAACGGCGCGAAGGCATAAGCGAACCACTCACCCTGTGTGCCGGATTCAACGTCGATGGCGAAATTGAAGTCGCCGCTTGCCGTGATCGTCTCAAGGATTTCCGACAATTCGTCGGCGGTATAGGGCTCCTCGACCGTTGCGGCGCGGAATCCATATTCATCCAGCGTCGATTGTGTCGAATAAAGCGTCAGCGCTGCGTCCCAAAGCCCCACCGAATACAGGCTGTCCTGATAGGTCCCGCGGGCGCCGGTCGTAAACGCATCGGCGAAGTCTTCGCCCAGATAGGGCGTCAGTTCGGCAACATGGCCACCCCATGCAAAGCTGGGCACGACCGGCTGATCCATATCGAAAACACACGGCAAGGTGCCCGCCGCAGCAGCCGCCTGAATTGTATTGGTATAGCTGCCTTCGGGTATCAACTCGCGCACGATCCGGAATTCGGACTGGCTGGCATTGAACTCGGCGATGGCGTCGGCGAAAAAGTCCAGTTCGGCCTGGTTGGCCGTTTCATGCTCCCAGAGCAGCAGTTCGGTCTGAGCCATGGCTGGCGCGAACAGAGCCGGCGTCAGGGTCAATATGGCAGCCGCGCTGCCGAACAGGATTCCTCTTTTCATTCGTGCTTCCTCCCTCTGGTTCGTTGAATCGTCCCGGTCGGTCGACACCGATTCATGACCGTGGCCGTACAGCCTCCCATCACCACGCGACGGAGCCGCGGATCCGGGTCCACCGTCGGCACGATTCGAGAGTGCTGTCGGGCTGGAATCGGATGCCGACGCCCACACCGATCAGGACGAGGAGGCTTTGGAAGGGGCCACAGGACCTGAGTTCGCCGCAGAAGGGCGCTGGATGTCGGCACCGGGCGGATATCCCGGGTGACACCAGCGTTATACCTTCTGACAGAGTGAGTCGGCAACCCCTGGATGAGGAATACGAAAATTATTTAATCAAAAGATGCATTTCAGCTTGTCGATTGCGGGGTTCCGGCCTCAGGGTCGCCGAAACGTGCCCATCCCGGCGCGGTCAAAGAACTCCACC contains these protein-coding regions:
- a CDS encoding sugar ABC transporter permease — translated: MSGTSRSLTTARWTSVAMMAGPGAALITLFVIVPFFLALVLTFTDQRLISPNPTSFVGLQNYERLLGLSVIAVDPDTTETGATVTDEQGQAVFPALRGILRADPDLRRYRPMIEVEVFERKYVLLSQDPMFWQSLFNTFLFAFLVVPLQCGSALALALLVNRMIPGRTFFRLVYFMPVVTSMVVVSIIWTFLLDPNHGMINGFVGFLSLGTLGPFNFLGSEALVIPAIAVMSAWQGAGFQMLIFLAGLQGINRDLYDAASVDGATPWQKFRHVTLPGLRNTTVFVVISTTILAFGLFTQIDVMTGGGPSGASSTVVYHAVRTGFREQNIAYGSTITLVYFLLVLGVALIQRRLIDKGGE
- a CDS encoding extracellular solute-binding protein — its product is MKRGILFGSAAAILTLTPALFAPAMAQTELLLWEHETANQAELDFFADAIAEFNASQSEFRIVRELIPEGSYTNTIQAAAAAGTLPCVFDMDQPVVPSFAWGGHVAELTPYLGEDFADAFTTGARGTYQDSLYSVGLWDAALTLYSTQSTLDEYGFRAATVEEPYTADELSEILETITASGDFNFAIDVESGTQGEWFAYAFAPLIQSAGGDLIDRSTFLTAEGVANGPEAVEAATWFQSLFTDGHASTNSGGGGLANGETAFHYSGSWNYGPLKEQFGDDLVVMPLPDMGNGPVIGAASWQWGVSASCEHPEAAADFIAMLMTPEKIAEASNATSLIPVSADALPMSDYYQEGQEARIFFEFADRFAMLRPETPGYPFISSTFERVFRDIMNGADVQSALDGYVDAVEINIADNQGYGFE